Proteins encoded together in one Polaribacter reichenbachii window:
- a CDS encoding family 43 glycosylhydrolase translates to MSCNQIKKSKNQNNTAKLTNPVIKGHFADPTIVKHKGNYYVYATIDPWGGDELAVFQSSDFINWQRKKINWPTREACSTPISTNSRVWAPCVIKGKDGKFYMYVSVGSEIWAGVSSTPLGPWKNAKADNSPLIKGNMFPKYHMIDAEAFIDDDGKAYLYWGSGLNWKNGHCFIVPLNDDMISFDENEIKDITPPHFFEAPFMMKKNNKYYLMYSEGKCIDSTYMVRYSVGKTPYGPWTEGATSPVLSTSKDGTTLGPGHHTVFSENNQDYILYHRIKDNNNTLLREIAIDSLNFDVNGNLLTVEPQGGVTSFVDINSNTQN, encoded by the coding sequence TTGAGTTGTAATCAAATAAAGAAAAGTAAAAATCAAAATAATACAGCAAAACTTACAAACCCAGTAATTAAAGGTCATTTTGCAGATCCTACTATTGTAAAACATAAAGGTAATTATTATGTATATGCTACAATAGACCCTTGGGGAGGAGATGAATTAGCCGTTTTTCAATCATCAGATTTTATAAATTGGCAACGCAAAAAAATTAACTGGCCAACAAGAGAAGCTTGTTCAACTCCAATATCTACAAATAGTAGAGTTTGGGCACCTTGCGTTATTAAAGGCAAAGATGGTAAATTTTATATGTACGTATCAGTAGGAAGCGAAATCTGGGCAGGTGTTAGTTCTACTCCTTTAGGGCCATGGAAAAATGCAAAAGCAGATAATTCTCCTTTAATAAAAGGTAATATGTTTCCTAAATACCATATGATAGACGCTGAAGCTTTTATAGATGATGATGGTAAAGCTTATTTATATTGGGGTTCTGGATTAAATTGGAAAAACGGGCACTGCTTTATAGTTCCTTTAAATGATGATATGATTTCTTTTGATGAAAATGAAATCAAAGACATAACACCTCCTCATTTTTTTGAAGCACCATTTATGATGAAAAAAAATAATAAGTATTATTTAATGTATTCTGAAGGCAAGTGTATAGATAGTACATATATGGTAAGGTATTCTGTAGGAAAAACACCTTATGGTCCATGGACAGAAGGAGCTACAAGCCCAGTTTTATCAACATCAAAAGATGGCACCACTTTAGGACCAGGACATCATACCGTATTTAGCGAAAACAATCAAGATTATATTTTATATCATCGTATTAAAGATAATAATAACACTCTTTTAAGAGAAATAGCAATAGACAGTTTAAATTTTGATGTAAATGGTAACCTATTAACTGTAGAACCACAAGGTGGGGTTACTAGTTTTGTAGATATTAATTCTAATACCCAAAACTAA
- a CDS encoding glycoside hydrolase — protein sequence MKILVIHKKSFKILFVFLLTVIFLFSCKNISNINDDVLVVKLNTSKTFQTIRNFGASDAWSTQFVGKNWPEETKNKIAKLLFSTTNKTDGSPEGIGLTAWRFNIGAGSIEQGNNSQIKDEWRRAESFLTAKGTYDWNKQSGQLWFLKEAKNYGVKTFIGFVNSPPVYFTKNNKAWSADGISSNLAENNYVKYANFLSSVVKGIANKTGVNFNYISPFNEPQWDWKCCNQEGSPWNNKEIFDAVNAIDKSFKKNNISSKIEISEAGKIDALYSNADKANRGNQIAYFFDKNSDGFVGDLNSIPKKIAGHSYFSTWNLKNSINTRKQLNKKIQAVNSDLEYWMTEYCILENNERIKGNKRDLGIDAALYMARVIHSDLVFANASAWHWWLAISPYNYKDGLIYIDNNKFNGNYYESKMLWTLGHYSRFVKPEMKRIASTLTNFKEDNIDGVLQSSYMSNDEIVIVFVNQLNKSENIKISGIPEGFSSIELYQTTEDVTENLKKVSTINSNETFTLAKRSLVTCVLKK from the coding sequence TTGAAAATTTTAGTAATTCATAAAAAATCATTTAAAATTCTATTTGTCTTTTTGCTAACAGTAATTTTTCTATTTAGTTGCAAAAATATTTCGAATATAAATGATGATGTTTTAGTAGTAAAATTAAATACAAGTAAAACATTTCAAACAATAAGAAATTTCGGAGCTTCTGACGCTTGGTCTACACAATTTGTAGGCAAAAATTGGCCTGAAGAAACAAAAAATAAAATAGCAAAACTTTTATTTAGTACAACCAATAAAACAGATGGTAGCCCAGAAGGAATTGGTTTAACAGCTTGGAGATTTAATATTGGAGCTGGAAGTATAGAACAAGGTAATAATAGCCAAATTAAAGATGAATGGAGAAGAGCAGAATCATTTTTAACAGCAAAAGGAACTTACGACTGGAATAAACAATCTGGACAATTATGGTTTTTAAAAGAAGCTAAAAATTACGGAGTTAAAACCTTTATTGGTTTTGTAAATAGTCCTCCTGTTTATTTCACTAAAAATAATAAAGCTTGGTCTGCTGATGGTATTTCATCCAATTTAGCAGAAAATAATTATGTAAAATATGCCAATTTCTTATCTTCTGTAGTTAAAGGAATTGCTAATAAAACTGGTGTAAACTTTAATTATATTAGTCCGTTTAATGAACCACAATGGGATTGGAAATGTTGTAATCAAGAAGGTTCTCCGTGGAATAATAAAGAAATTTTTGATGCTGTAAATGCAATAGATAAATCATTTAAAAAAAACAATATTTCATCTAAAATAGAAATTTCTGAAGCTGGTAAAATTGATGCTTTGTACAGTAACGCAGACAAAGCAAATAGAGGAAATCAAATAGCTTATTTTTTTGATAAAAATTCTGATGGTTTTGTTGGGGATTTAAATTCTATTCCGAAGAAAATTGCAGGACATAGTTATTTTTCTACTTGGAATTTAAAAAATTCTATAAATACTAGAAAGCAATTAAATAAAAAGATACAAGCTGTAAATTCTGATTTAGAATATTGGATGACTGAATATTGTATTCTAGAAAATAACGAAAGAATCAAAGGAAATAAACGCGATTTAGGCATTGATGCTGCTTTATATATGGCAAGAGTTATACATTCAGATTTAGTTTTTGCAAACGCTTCTGCGTGGCACTGGTGGTTGGCTATTAGTCCGTACAATTATAAAGATGGTTTAATTTATATAGATAACAATAAGTTTAATGGTAATTATTACGAATCTAAAATGCTTTGGACTTTAGGGCATTATTCAAGATTCGTAAAACCAGAAATGAAACGTATAGCTAGTACTCTAACTAATTTTAAAGAAGACAACATAGATGGTGTTTTACAATCGTCTTACATGTCTAATGATGAAATTGTAATAGTGTTTGTAAATCAACTTAATAAATCAGAAAATATTAAGATTTCTGGAATTCCAGAAGGTTTTAGTTCTATAGAATTATACCAAACAACAGAAGATGTAACTGAGAATTTAAAAAAGGTTTCAACTATAAATAGTAATGAAACTTTTACACTAGCTAAAAGGTCGTTAGTGACGTGTGTTTTAAAAAAATAG
- a CDS encoding BNR repeat-containing protein, whose protein sequence is MINCKTIKFNLNKYILILVCNVLCLSCSKSITYLKVGKGWSNNSVNTVKFRKNALTTYKRHQFVGYYDGDGYLVLGKRKINSNTWQTVKTSYKGNVKDAHNAISIAVDGNGFLHISWDHHNTKLRYAISKEPLSLNLGEEIAMTGKQEDKVTYPEFYNLPNGNLLFFYRSGESGRGNLVINSYDVKDKKWTQLHQNLIDGENIRSAYWQICVDNTGIIHMSWVWRETWNVETNHDLCYARSLDDGKTWQKSTKEKYNLPITLASAEYAWRIPQDSNLINQTATATDNIGNPYIATYFNENKITQYQVVFLENGIWKKKNTGFRKTPFQLGGGGTKRIPISRPDILIDNSGEKNKINILFRDLERGNKVSLAYSNLDNNSPWKVIDLSENAVGEWEPNYDISLWNKQQKLNIFYQNVTQVDGEGVANKKPSKVEVLQINNLSEILN, encoded by the coding sequence ATGATAAATTGCAAGACAATAAAATTCAACTTAAACAAATACATACTAATTTTAGTATGTAATGTTTTGTGTTTGTCTTGTTCTAAAAGTATAACATATTTAAAGGTAGGTAAAGGTTGGTCTAACAATTCTGTAAATACTGTTAAGTTTAGAAAAAATGCTTTAACTACTTATAAAAGGCATCAATTTGTTGGTTATTATGACGGTGATGGTTATTTAGTTTTAGGAAAAAGAAAAATTAATAGCAACACATGGCAAACCGTAAAAACTAGCTATAAAGGAAATGTAAAAGATGCACATAATGCAATAAGTATTGCCGTAGATGGTAATGGGTTTTTACATATTAGTTGGGATCATCATAACACAAAACTTAGATATGCAATTTCTAAAGAACCACTAAGTTTAAATTTAGGAGAAGAAATTGCTATGACAGGCAAACAAGAGGATAAAGTTACGTATCCAGAGTTTTATAATTTACCTAACGGAAATTTATTGTTTTTTTATAGATCAGGAGAGTCTGGAAGAGGTAATTTGGTTATTAATTCTTATGATGTTAAAGATAAAAAATGGACGCAATTACATCAGAATTTAATAGATGGAGAAAATATAAGAAGCGCATATTGGCAAATATGTGTAGATAATACAGGGATAATTCATATGTCTTGGGTTTGGAGAGAAACTTGGAACGTAGAAACCAATCATGATTTATGTTATGCACGTTCTTTAGACGATGGTAAAACTTGGCAAAAATCTACAAAAGAGAAATACAATTTGCCAATAACTTTGGCTTCTGCAGAATATGCTTGGAGAATTCCACAAGATAGCAATCTAATTAATCAGACAGCTACGGCTACAGATAATATAGGAAATCCATACATAGCTACTTATTTTAACGAAAATAAAATAACACAATATCAAGTTGTTTTTTTAGAAAATGGTATTTGGAAGAAAAAGAACACAGGTTTTAGAAAAACACCTTTTCAATTAGGTGGCGGTGGTACTAAAAGAATCCCAATTTCTAGACCAGATATTTTAATTGATAATTCAGGTGAAAAAAATAAGATAAATATACTTTTTAGAGATTTAGAAAGAGGAAACAAAGTTTCTTTAGCCTACTCTAATTTAGACAATAATTCACCTTGGAAAGTTATAGATTTAAGTGAAAACGCTGTTGGTGAATGGGAACCAAATTATGATATTTCACTGTGGAATAAGCAACAGAAATTAAACATATTTTATCAAAATGTAACTCAGGTAGATGGTGAAGGGGTTGCAAATAAAAAGCCATCAAAAGTAGAAGTGCTACAAATAAACAATCTTTCAGAAATACTAAATTAG